The DNA region CCGTTTTCAGAATTACTAAAATCCGATTCCACTACAGGTATTAAAACTATCTATTACGAATTAGGCTTCTACATTTAAAAACTCCATCCTAACCAAACCGTCTTCATCAATTTTGGTCAGGTTGATTTCATGTAACGTATTTACCAATTCCGGATTCCATGGCGTTTTTACCTTTACATAATTCTCGGTAAAACCATGAATGTAGCCTTCTTTGTTTTCTCCTTCAAACAAAACTGTCCTGTTGGTTCCTAACTGACTTTCATAAAAGGCCCTTCTCTTCTTAACAGATAATCCTCTCAACATCTTGCTTCTTTTGGCACGTATGTTGGCAGGAACAGGATTTGGCATTGCCGCTGCTTCTGTATTGTCTCTTTCTGAATAGGTAAAAACATGCAGGTAGGAAATATCCAGGTCATTCAGAAAATGATAGGTTTCCAGGAAATGCTCATCGGTTTCACCGGGAAATCCTACAATAACGTCAACCCCTATACAGGCATGCGGCATTACTTCGCGGATTTTATTGACCCTGTTGGTATATACTTCTCTCAGATAGCGGCGCTTCATCTTTTTCAGAATATCGTTGCTTCCGGATTGTAACGGAATATGAAAATGCGGTACAAATGTTCTTGATTTTGAAACAAATTCGATAGTTTCATCGCGAAGCAGGTTTGGTTCTATAGACGAAATTCTCAAACGCTCAATTCCTTCTACCTTGTCCAATTCCTGAACCAGTTCGTAAAAAGTGTGCTCGTGCTTCTTATTTCCGAATTCTCCTTTTCCATAATCTCCGATATTGACTCCGGTAAGGACAATTTCCTTGATGTTTTGCTGTGAAATTTCTTTGGCATTTTTCAATACGTTTTCCATCGTATCGCTTCTTGAAATTCCTCTTGCCAAAGGAATCGTGCAGTAAGTACACTTGTAATCACAACCGTCCTGTACTTTCAAAAAGGCACGAGTCCTGTCACCAATAGAATAACTGCCCACATAAAAATCTGCTTCGGCTATTTCGCAGGAATGTACTTCGCCAAAATCATTTTTCGACAAATCGTTTATATAATCTGTAATCTTGAACTTTTCTGTAGCACCCAAAACCAAATCCACACCATCAACCGCAGCCAATTCTTCCGGTTTCAATTGCGCATAACAGCCAACTGCCGCTACAAATGCCTTTTCATTGAGTTTCATCGCTTTTTTTACGACCTGCTTGAATTGCTTGTCCGCATTTTCTGTTACCGAGCATGTGTTTATAACATAAATATCGGCAACTTCTTCAAATTCGACACGGTCAAAACCTTCATCCTGAAAGTTTCGGGCAATAGTAGATGTTTCTGAAAAATTCAGCTTACATCCCAGCGTATAAAAAGCAACTTTTTTTCTGTTCTCTGTCATTATAAATTTTCCCGGAAATTGGGGAATTGGTATCTTTAGTTATATTTACATTTTGCAAATAGCCTGCAAATTTACATACAATATTTTTCAAAATGAAATCAATAATATACTACATATCAATATTTTGGATAACGTTAACTTTATGTTCCTGCGGAAAAAGAGCAGAAGAAAATCGCGACCATGAAGTTTTTCGCTTTAACCAGGATGCCAATGTCAGTTCTCTTGACCCTGCTTTTGCAAAATCGCAGGACAATATCTGGATGTGTAATCAGCTTTATAATGGCCTGATACAATTGGACGATAGCCTGAATATTAAACCAGACCTTGCCAAATCCTGGACGATTTCTGAAGATGGGAAAACCTATAATTTCAATTTGAGAAAAGATGTTTTCTTTCATAAAAGCGGTGTATTTGCCAACAGTAAAGATTCAACCCGTACCGTAAATGCCCATGATTTTGAATACAGCTTTAACCGACTTTTAGATGAAAAAATAGCATCGCCCGGAGGATGGATTATGCAGAATGTAGAAAATTTCAAGGCTAAGAATGATACTGTGTTTGAAATCCGGCTAAAGAAACCTTTTCCGGCCTTTTTAGGACTACTTTCCATGAAATATGCTTCGGTAGTTCCAAAAGAAGCTTTTGCTGTTCCCGGTTATGACTTTAGGACAAAACCTATTGGCACTGGTCCTTTTCAGTTCAAATTATGGGAAGAAAATGTGAAACTGGTCCTGAGAAAAAATCCGCTGTATTTTGAAAAAGACGAAAACGGAAAGCAATTGCCGTATCTGGAAGCCGTAGCGGTAACTTTTCTGCCTGATAAACAGAGCGGTTTCCTTTTATTCGCACAGGGTAAAATCGATTTTGTGTCCGGACTCCATCCGTCTTATAAAGATGAAATTCTGACACAAAGCGGGGAACTTCAGGAAAAGTACAAAAAAGATGTTACCATGATTACGGGACCTTATCTCAATACGGAATATCTTGGTTTCCGCATGGATGGAAATGACAAGATATTACTCGACAAAAGAATACGACAGGCAATGAATTATGGGTTTGACAGGCAAAAGCTGATAACCTATCTCCGAAACGGAATGGGAACTCCGGCCATAAACGGAATGATTCCTGCCGGACTCCCGAGTTTTGATGCCTCGAAAATTGGCTATGATTATGATATCCAAAAAGCAAGAGATTTGGTTGCTGCTTATAAAAAGGCTACGGGCGACAAAAATCCGAAAATCGCCTTGAGTACCAATGCTACCTATCTTGATATTTCAGAATACCTCCAACGGGAATGGAAAAAAATAGGTCTTGACGTTGCCATAGACGTCAATCCTCCGGCTACTTTAAGGCAAGCCATTTCTACAGGAAAAGTTTCTTTTTTCAGGGCAAGCTGGATTGCAGATTATCCGGATGCAGAAAACTACCTTTCATTGTTCTATAGCAAGAATTTTGCTCCAAACGGCCCTAATTACACACACTTTAAGAGTGATGAGTTTGACAGGCTCTATGAAAATGCTTTCTTAGAAACCGATAATGCCAAACGTTTCGAATTGTATCAAAAAATGGATGATTTAATTATCAAAGAAGCCCCGGTTATTCCCTTATTTTATGATAAGGTTGCCCGTTTTACGCGAAAAAACGTTACCGGTCTTGGCATAAATCCTTTAAATATGCTGGATTTACGCCGGGTTAAAAAAAGTAAGGTATAGCAAATTCTCCTATTCCTAATTGTTTCCAAAATCTGATTCTATTTTGGCCGCCAATTCATACATTTAAGCTATAAAATCGGAAAGCATGAAAATCTTAATCATTGAAGATGAGGCCGGACTCCGGGAAGTAATCCAACAATCTTTAGAAAAGGAAAAATACATTGTGGAAACTGCCCATGATTTTATTTCCGGACTGGACAAACTCGGTTCCTATGATTATGACTGTGTCCTGATTGACATTATGCTGCCTAACGGAAGCGGTCTGGATTTGCTGGCTGAAATAAAAAAACAACGAAAACAGGAAGCCATCATTATCATATCGGCAAAAGATGCGGTAGACGATAAAGTAAAAGGACTTGACCTGGGTGCCGATGATTACCTTAGTAAGCCGTTCCATCTTGCGGAATTGCACGCGCGCATCAAATCAGCCATCCGTAGGAAAAGCCACAATGGCGACAATCATATCGTATGGAAAAACCTAACCCTGTCACCGGAACAGAGAAGCGTAACGGTTAATAATGAAAATCTGGTCTTAAACCGAAAGGAATTCGACTTATTGTATTATTTTGTTATCAATCCCAATCGGCTAATCAATAAAACTGCGCTCGCAGAATATGTCTGGGGCGACCATACCGACCAGGCTGATAATCTTGATTTTGTATATTCGCAGATAAAGAATCTTCGTAAAAAACTGAAGGATGCCGATGCCGAAATGGACATACAGGCAGTATATGGTATTGGTTATAAAATGAGCTGATGAAATTACAAAATTATACGCTTCGCTATCTGGCAATAACGCTTCTTGCTGTCATCCCAATCTGGGCCGGCTTGTTTTATATGCTTATTCTGGACGAAGTGTATGACAATATTGATGATGACCTTAAAAATTCCAAAATCATTATTATCAGGCAGGCTTTTGCTGATGAAAAACTATTGAATACTCCGGAATTCGGCATTAACAAATTCACCATAAAACCACTCCCAAAAGGAAATTATTCCTATAAAGACGAATTTTCTTCCTCGTCTGAATTTATGGAATATGACGATGATGATGAGCCTATCCGAACCCTGACCACCGTTTTTAATGATAAAGAAGGCAATCCGCATGAACTCATCATAAAAGCTTCTATTGTTGAAGAAGACGAATTGCTCGAAGACCTGGCTCTGGCTCTTTTGGGACTGTATGTCATGCTAGTTATCAGTATTTTGGTTGTAAACCATTTTCTTTTAAAAAGAATCTGGAAATCGTTTCATGCGATTCTGGACAACCTTAAAAAATTTAGATTGGGAACCGGAATGCAGCCAAAACCCATCAATTCTCCAATTAATGAATTTAAGACACTTGCCAAAGAAGTGGAAGAAATGTTGCAGCGCAACGAAATCATCTATTCCAGCCAGAAACAATTTATTGAGAATGCTTCCCACGAATTGCAGACTCCATTAGCCATCAGCATCAACAAGCTGGAACTATTTGCAGAAAACAATACATTGCCGGAAGA from Flavobacterium lindanitolerans includes:
- the mtaB gene encoding tRNA (N(6)-L-threonylcarbamoyladenosine(37)-C(2))-methylthiotransferase MtaB; this encodes MTENRKKVAFYTLGCKLNFSETSTIARNFQDEGFDRVEFEEVADIYVINTCSVTENADKQFKQVVKKAMKLNEKAFVAAVGCYAQLKPEELAAVDGVDLVLGATEKFKITDYINDLSKNDFGEVHSCEIAEADFYVGSYSIGDRTRAFLKVQDGCDYKCTYCTIPLARGISRSDTMENVLKNAKEISQQNIKEIVLTGVNIGDYGKGEFGNKKHEHTFYELVQELDKVEGIERLRISSIEPNLLRDETIEFVSKSRTFVPHFHIPLQSGSNDILKKMKRRYLREVYTNRVNKIREVMPHACIGVDVIVGFPGETDEHFLETYHFLNDLDISYLHVFTYSERDNTEAAAMPNPVPANIRAKRSKMLRGLSVKKRRAFYESQLGTNRTVLFEGENKEGYIHGFTENYVKVKTPWNPELVNTLHEINLTKIDEDGLVRMEFLNVEA
- a CDS encoding ABC transporter substrate-binding protein, which translates into the protein MKSIIYYISIFWITLTLCSCGKRAEENRDHEVFRFNQDANVSSLDPAFAKSQDNIWMCNQLYNGLIQLDDSLNIKPDLAKSWTISEDGKTYNFNLRKDVFFHKSGVFANSKDSTRTVNAHDFEYSFNRLLDEKIASPGGWIMQNVENFKAKNDTVFEIRLKKPFPAFLGLLSMKYASVVPKEAFAVPGYDFRTKPIGTGPFQFKLWEENVKLVLRKNPLYFEKDENGKQLPYLEAVAVTFLPDKQSGFLLFAQGKIDFVSGLHPSYKDEILTQSGELQEKYKKDVTMITGPYLNTEYLGFRMDGNDKILLDKRIRQAMNYGFDRQKLITYLRNGMGTPAINGMIPAGLPSFDASKIGYDYDIQKARDLVAAYKKATGDKNPKIALSTNATYLDISEYLQREWKKIGLDVAIDVNPPATLRQAISTGKVSFFRASWIADYPDAENYLSLFYSKNFAPNGPNYTHFKSDEFDRLYENAFLETDNAKRFELYQKMDDLIIKEAPVIPLFYDKVARFTRKNVTGLGINPLNMLDLRRVKKSKV
- a CDS encoding response regulator transcription factor, encoding MKILIIEDEAGLREVIQQSLEKEKYIVETAHDFISGLDKLGSYDYDCVLIDIMLPNGSGLDLLAEIKKQRKQEAIIIISAKDAVDDKVKGLDLGADDYLSKPFHLAELHARIKSAIRRKSHNGDNHIVWKNLTLSPEQRSVTVNNENLVLNRKEFDLLYYFVINPNRLINKTALAEYVWGDHTDQADNLDFVYSQIKNLRKKLKDADAEMDIQAVYGIGYKMS
- a CDS encoding sensor histidine kinase, whose product is MKLQNYTLRYLAITLLAVIPIWAGLFYMLILDEVYDNIDDDLKNSKIIIIRQAFADEKLLNTPEFGINKFTIKPLPKGNYSYKDEFSSSSEFMEYDDDDEPIRTLTTVFNDKEGNPHELIIKASIVEEDELLEDLALALLGLYVMLVISILVVNHFLLKRIWKSFHAILDNLKKFRLGTGMQPKPINSPINEFKTLAKEVEEMLQRNEIIYSSQKQFIENASHELQTPLAISINKLELFAENNTLPEEQMSEIGKITDTLNRLVRLNKSLLMLSKIENQQFAEEEQVHFNELIHQLADDFSDLAAYKEITISVTENTSLSFSMNKGLATALISNLLKNALVHNHQGGKVTFEIDENSITISNSGATTPLNPEIIFNRFYRHTNTNESTGLGLAIVKSIANTYSLSIKYSFVDSHQFKIIFPKK